GGTGCAAAAACTCGGCTGCGGCACCCACATCCACGCCGCGGAAGCTGAATCCGACGAACTTTACAACATCCGGCACCACGGCAAACGCGTGGTGGAGCGGCTTTGCGACTTCGGACTGGTGAATGAAGACAGCATCCTGGCGCACGGGGTGCATCTGAACGCCCGCGAAATGATGCTGGTGGCGGATGCCGGCGCCGCGATCGTCACCAACCCGCAATCCAACCTGAACAACGCCGTGGGCATCGCTGACGTTTGCAAAATGGCGGAACTCGGCATCACGGTTGGCCTGGGCACGGACGCCATGACGGTGAACATGCTGGAGGAACTGCGGGTGGGACTCTGGGCCCAGCATCTGAGACAGCAAAACCCCGGCGCGGGTTTCATGGAGATCGCCTCCACCCTGCTTTTCAACAACCCCCTCATCGCGCAGAAATACTGGGGGCCAGGCCACGGCGTGATCGCCGACGGCAGCCCCGCCGACCTCATCTGGGTGGATTACGAACCGCACACCCCGCTGAACGCGGAAACCTGGATCGGACACCTGATCTACGGCATTTCCCAAGCCCGGGTGGATACCACCATCTGCGCCGGCCAAACGCTGATGTGGAACGGCCAACTGACCTTGGGCGTGGATGAAACAGAGGTCCGGGCCAAGTCCCGCGAACTGGCAACTGCCCTCTGGGATAGGTTTTAAGATGTGTCACCCCTGCGGGTTTACAGGTTTTGGGAAGGATCCTTTGACCCATGGTTCCGCTGCGCTGCACCCTGGACCAGGATGTTTCATCCCTGCGGGATGGGCCTCGATTGATTCCATGAATTCAAATGTGTCACCCCTACGGGGTTTTAGGTTTCGTTTGTATCCTTGGACCCAGGGTTCCGCTGCGCTCCACTCTGGGCTAAGTTGTTCCATCCCTGCGGGATGGGCCTCCGATGATCGGGGATATGTAATGATGAGAACAGGAAAAAGCAGCCCCGCAGGGGCGGTACAATTTAGCCCAGGGTGCAGCGCAGCGAAACCCTGGGATAAATGGGATCATATGACAATGAAGAAAGACAAAAGCCCTGCAGGGGCGATACAATTTAGCCCAGGGTGCAGCGCAGCGAAACCCTGGGATAAATGGGATCATATGACAATGAAGAAAGACAAAAGCCCCGCAGGGGCGGTACAATTTAGCCCAGGGTGCAGCGCAGCGAAACCCTGGGATCACAAGGCGATGAAGAAGAAAAAAAGCCCCGCAGGGGCGACACCTTGAACTAACATGGCACACTCATTATGTCAACTGTCAGTGCACATAATCTTCGGTCTGAAGAGGCATGGGAGGTATTTGAACGATTCTTTCCATCCCTACATAAACGGCATCATAACCAATCAGAACGGCCATTCTGTGGCCATCAACGGCACCGAGGACCATATCCATATTCTCTGTTATCTGCCGCGCGATATGTCCATCGCGGACTTTGTGAGGACCATTAAAAGCAATTCCTCCAAGTGGTTCAACGCGCAAGGCAAAGGCAGAATGCAGTGGCAGGAAGGATACGCCGCCTTCAGTGTGAGCCATACCAATATCCCCTTTGTGAAAAAGTATATTGAAAATCAGAAAGAGCATCACAAGACGTGTACCTTCGAGTCTGAGATGAAGACATATTTTGCGAAGCTTGGACAAGCAGATATCGGTGAGGATTGGTTTCAGGATGAATGATTCGTATCACCCCTGCGGGGTTAAATATCACAGGCGTGAACCTATGACCCATGGTTCCGCTGCGCTGCACCCTGGGCTAAGATGTTTCATCCCTGCGGGATGGACCTCGACCGGTGCCATGGTTTCAAATGTGTCACCCCTGCGGGGTTGTTTGTTACGCGTGTATCCCTGGACCCAGGGTTCCGCTGCGCTGCACCCTGGGATCAAAGCCAACCAAGCCATGATCACAAGGAGATTAAACAATGTATGACAAGATCTTAAGCCAGGCCAAGGCTTACGAATCCGAAAGCGTGCGCTACCTGCTGGACATGGTGCGCATTCCGGCTTTTTCCACCAAGGAAAAGGAAGTGGTGGAATATATTTTGGGTGAAATGCAAGCAGCCGGTTTTGACGAGGCATTCATCGACCCCCTGGGTAACGTGCTGGGCCGCATCGGCGACGGCGACAGGGTGTTGGCCTTCGACGCCCACATCGACACCGTCTATCCTGGCGACCTAAAGCTTTGGGATTTTGATCCCTTCGACGCCCACGTGAAAGACGGCCAGGTCTGGGGCCGCGGCTCCGTGGACCAGGAAGGCGGCATGGCTTCGATGCTCACCGCCGCCAGGATCATCAAGGATTTGGGCCTGAACGAGAAATTCAGCATCTGGTTCACCGGCACCGTGATGGAGGAAGACTGCGACGGCCTGTGCTGGCAATACATCATCCGCGAGGACAAGATCGTGCCGGAACTGGTTGTGATCACGGAACCCACCAATATGAACATCTATCGCGGACACCGCGGGCGCATGGAAATGCAGGTGCGCGTGCCAGGCCTTTCCTGCCACGGTTCCGCGCCGGAACGGGGCGACAACGCCATCTACAAGATCAGCCGCGTGGCCCTGGAGATCGAGAAGCTGCACGAACGGCTGCGTTTCGACGAGTTTTTGGGCAAGGGAAGCATCTGCGTTACAGAAGTTTACTTCACCGGGCCCTCGCAATGCGCGGTGCCGGACAGCGCCCGCGTCCATCTGGACCGCCGCCTCACCTGGGGCGAAACCAAGGACAGCGCGATCGCCGAGGTGCGCGAAGCCTGCGATCTGGCCGGGGTCGCGGACGCCGAGATCGAGGTGCTCACTTACAACGAAGCCGCCTTCACCGGTCTGGTTTATCCCACCGAAAAGTATTTCCCCACCTGGGTCACGCCGCCGGAATCGCCCTGGCTGCAAGCCGCGGAGGAGGCTTACGCCAAGACCCTCGGACGCGCTCCCAAAGTGGATAAATGGACCTTTTCCACCAACGGCG
The nucleotide sequence above comes from Candidatus Cloacimonadota bacterium. Encoded proteins:
- the ssnA gene encoding putative aminohydrolase SsnA — protein: MKPYIITGGTILTFAPERPVLHDEAILVQDGRIIRVAPDAELSLLHCERVDASGKIVMPGLINAHHHFYSTLVTGLGKAAPAKDFNAVLANLWWRLDKKLLAEDIYISALVSALSAIRHGCTTVIDHHASPHTVPGSLALIAKALKEAGIRGSLCYEVSDRDGEAICQKGIQENVDWLMRMQADPEPGLKGLFGMHAAFTLSDKTLGQIADWVQKLGCGTHIHAAEAESDELYNIRHHGKRVVERLCDFGLVNEDSILAHGVHLNAREMMLVADAGAAIVTNPQSNLNNAVGIADVCKMAELGITVGLGTDAMTVNMLEELRVGLWAQHLRQQNPGAGFMEIASTLLFNNPLIAQKYWGPGHGVIADGSPADLIWVDYEPHTPLNAETWIGHLIYGISQARVDTTICAGQTLMWNGQLTLGVDETEVRAKSRELATALWDRF
- a CDS encoding transposase encodes the protein MAHSLCQLSVHIIFGLKRHGRYLNDSFHPYINGIITNQNGHSVAINGTEDHIHILCYLPRDMSIADFVRTIKSNSSKWFNAQGKGRMQWQEGYAAFSVSHTNIPFVKKYIENQKEHHKTCTFESEMKTYFAKLGQADIGEDWFQDE
- a CDS encoding YgeY family selenium metabolism-linked hydrolase; translated protein: MYDKILSQAKAYESESVRYLLDMVRIPAFSTKEKEVVEYILGEMQAAGFDEAFIDPLGNVLGRIGDGDRVLAFDAHIDTVYPGDLKLWDFDPFDAHVKDGQVWGRGSVDQEGGMASMLTAARIIKDLGLNEKFSIWFTGTVMEEDCDGLCWQYIIREDKIVPELVVITEPTNMNIYRGHRGRMEMQVRVPGLSCHGSAPERGDNAIYKISRVALEIEKLHERLRFDEFLGKGSICVTEVYFTGPSQCAVPDSARVHLDRRLTWGETKDSAIAEVREACDLAGVADAEIEVLTYNEAAFTGLVYPTEKYFPTWVTPPESPWLQAAEEAYAKTLGRAPKVDKWTFSTNGVAIAGLHGIPCLGLGPGNEIYAHAPNEATPIEHLTKAAAFYAALVHQLNQ